A single window of Channa argus isolate prfri chromosome 2, Channa argus male v1.0, whole genome shotgun sequence DNA harbors:
- the baz2ba gene encoding bromodomain adjacent to zinc finger domain protein 2B isoform X4 has translation MTGGHLVLEQLCQRVEDISNNMESGERLASPAPTLSAARTSSPAASSSSSSSSSSSPAPHSKSSLAPSPSALGSTLTTSGLFGAAGEQPFIGSTLSSAFPLVNHPAFGAIYTAGAGRPEFGGLGSLGMSAALAAHPQLGALSEWWRAAEAHGRGAAAFLPSFIGFPPFFTPHIQPNHSASPVQNRMPGKNSNAPPKGVNGAVNGSGVCPPTTQSGNFSASPAPVQATTKPTKNSDPTTRRSSPQNNPGDLVAKPTQKSKEKKPRKKPADNSVASNSESGTSSDSSSDGSLSSDLEDLAEDDEDDDDDDEDDEEEDKQSEFSDSEKQTKKNTKVVIPNFGTAKTDTSISGERRDKKVTQAQKIPSNPPTLVPLPCSVSPPAVSQNSPLALHSSRSWPEGTMQHFSVIQSTGLAANSKPLALLTQSQRESSPSSSPIALTTSPKPLASTASPKPPKLLPSTSPQHLPLSLCSSPKPLSVPSPPRSTLPLSTSPKPFGLTSPVTSSRKSSLKPPQHRVPSAAKSNKRKLLEASLAQINEFRLKQTLMSQGQTFPADQKKQQPGPKKSPKRTSLSSSPFPPAPRPPPQNNQSNLFLTSALLGLPEPHQPNGVIQSTTQDAPLALITKPRKDSAPQGKSPQCDSDGGSLPVNLSTGASRTQATTQAGPLSLHPTTSPSATGHGSRKNKIPKGKGQTPGLGQGQGQGQGQADPLSAWKGFSQNHLVQSLVDLFRGGEPGIRIPGVSIPGVGIPGVGIPGTCNPTAGLPANKESDDSGDDDDDEDDDLEEEEDEDDSDDSLSESDSNSDSDISGKKVKELKMLPSGSSKKEMTPRRLTKGPELLNTSTSHPATSCSPLNLQVIKSPATVTSSSALAYHSSPGSSSYSLASPLGLGKRKRVMDEKDLMVPLELGWRRETRIKSVAGRPQGEVAYYAPCGKKLRQYPDVMKYLSRNGISGITRDNFSFSAKIRVGDFYEAREGPQGLQWSLLKEEEVIPRILAMEGRRGRPPNSERQLLGEGTKGTRRRKGRPPNVGDPVAPEGPSPSEVKLLRKLEAQEIARQAAQMKLMRKLEKQALARAAKEARKQQAIMAAEERRKQKEQIKIIKQQEKIKRIQQIRMEKELRAQQILEAKRKKKEEAANAKILEAEKRIKEKELRRQQAEILKHQELERHRLDMVWERERRRQHVMLMKAVEARKKAEERERLRQEKRDEKRLNKERKLEQRRLELEIARELKKPNEDMCLSDHKLLPEFSRIPGLILPGRAVSDCLMLMQFLRGFGKVLGLDLNVDVPTLGMLQEGLLNVGDSMGQVQDLLVKMLSLAVCDPGLPPGQKTKTMLGDHLTNVGINRDNVSEVLQMYMGAHCANTELAPLAFSLKTKAFQAHTPAQKASILGFLANELACSKAVISEIDKSLDQMANMRKDKIIMEGKLKKLRTIYAKRTGKREASMCLEENQSIGTPSSAAKRKRKLGGDSDEDEEEDDDSDDQAEEEEDEEEEEMKKVKKVETYDEDDVDQATSIEELEKQIEKLAKQHHQTRRKLFEISHSLRSMMYGQDRYRRRYWVLPHCGGVFIEAMESGEAPEELEEERQRRRRTAEEIKVKEEPQEIELQKENPINSDGQSIRTQGLEQQHEEEKEQGRKNNSPNLFYQQPDCASKLCTLRDVNKDINKETVRAEGNESPHVRQNGSPVGTSSSLTTNTSELAEVATSSIVTINNTTNIPPPALSSVSVPCLPAPRDSPGNTPPTSSPAPSPLFSFQANDQLLRVLTERSGHWFSLLPRNPCDLSSLTTTPPGAPRMSPQASSTPGRPKSPPPSPALPLTPSAASASTSPHHPAGLLNYPLSALQVKSGGSLLGVSFGSWPSGMISPSLPLCSSPSPMLGHVLEGNTAASVSSKSESPLPRIEKTSSMPTSALEMPKSLDLTTPRPIPEEMLAGWWRVSDIEELRALVDALHCRGMREKGLQRQMQKYMEIIPQVCTKHKDVAMIELHELEESQVSVESVRGWCVEEQAMEMDIAVLQQVEELERKVTAASLQVKGWTYPDPQSEREDLVYYEHKPPTTKSTAGSANGADKDTKEHPEERGEKGGVMRHPDNPLDIAVTRLADLERNIERRYLRSPLGTTIQIRLDNVGTVTVPAPAPSTSADREGGEEEVAHGMKVWRKALSEVRSAAQLAMCIQQLQKSIAWERSIMKVYCQMCKKGDNEDLLLLCDGCDKGCHTYCHKPKITSIPEGDWYCPACISKASGPSPKSKKPPSKPLASSGGSSKKGGEVKKNGKQAGNGDMSEDDSASASSTPKKTAKDTSRKRKPEETSLALPASNQESPVCVKRAKTARDNNRDLGLCRVLLAELERHQDAWPFLTPVNLKSVPGYKKVIKKPMDFSTIREKLVSSQYQNLETFIIDVNLVFDNCEKFNEDNSDIGRAGHNMRKFFEKRWTELLKQTN, from the exons ATATGGAGTCTGGAGAGCGGCTGGCCTCCCCTGCGCCCACCCTGTCTGCTGCTCGCACCTCCTCCCCTGcggcctcttcctcctcctcttcttcctcttcttcatcccCCGCTCCCCACTCTAAGAGCAGCCTGGCCCCAAGCCCCTCAGCACTGGGATCCACTCTCACCACCTCTG GGCTGTTTGGAGCAGCAGGAGAGCAACCCTTCATTGGCTCCACATTGTCAAGTGCCTTCCCTCTGGTCAACCACCCAGCCTTTGGAGCCATCTACACTGCCGGAGCAGGCAGGCCTGAGTTTGGAGGCCTGGGCTCCCTGGGCATGTCAGCTGCTCTGGCTGCCCACCCCCAGCTAGGAGCCCTTTCTG AGTGGTGGCGAGCTGCTGAAGCCCATGGACGGGgagctgctgcttttctccCTTCCTTCATTGGATTCCCTCCATTTTTCACTCCTCATATTCAGCCCAACCACAGCGCCAGTCCTGTCCAGAACAGGATGCCTGGCAAGAATAGCAATGCCCCACCTAAAG GGGTGAATGGGGCAGTGAATGGTAGTGGCGTCTGTCCTCCAACCACACAATCAGGGAACTTTTCTGCAAGTCCAGCTCCTGTTCAGGCAACCACCAAACCGACCAAAAATTCAGACCCCACTACTCGCCGTAGCAGCCCTCAGAACAACCCAGGAGACCTGGTGGCAAAGCCGACCCAGAAATCTAAAGAAAAG AAGCCACGAAAGAAGCCAGCAGACAATTCTGTGGCAAGCAACAGTGAATCTGGAACATCTTCAGATAGCTCAAGTGACGGGTCCCTCAGCAGTGATCTGGAAGACCTGGCAGAGGacgatgaagatgatgatgatgacgatgaggatgatgaggaagaggacAAACAAAGTGAATTTTCTGACTctgagaaacagacaaaaaagaacacaaag GTTGTAATACCCAACTTTGGAACTGCTAAGACAGACACATCAATCTCTGGGGAACGCCGAGACAAAAAAGTTACCCAGGCTCAGAAGATCCCTTCCAACCCCCCAACTCTTGTGCCCTTACCCTGCTCTGTCTCCCCTCCTGCCGTGTCTCAAAATTCGCCGCTGGCCTTGCACAGTTCCAGGTCCTGGCCAGAGGGGACAATGCAACACTTCAGTGTGATTCAGTCAACTGGCCTGGCTGCCAACTCAAAGCCCCTGGCGCTCCTCACTCAGTCCCAGAGGGAGTCGTCACCGTCTTCCTCCCCTATAGCCCTCACCACATCTCCAAAGCCACTTGCCAGCACCGCGTCTCCCAAACCTCCTAAACTGCTGCCCTCCACGTCCCCTCAGCACCTGCCCCTCTCCCTGTGTTCTTCTCCTAAGCCTCTTTCTGTTCCCTCTCCACCTCGCTCAACTCTTCCTCTGTCTACCTCCCCAAAACCTTTTGGCTTGACCTCACCTGTAACAAGCTCCCGGAAGTCCTCACTGAAGCCACCTCAGCACAGGGTTCCTAGCGCTGCCAAATCTAACAAAAGGAAACTGCTGGAAGCTTCACTTGCGCAGATCAATGAGTTTAGGCTGAAACAG ACTCTCATGTCCCAAGGGCAGACATTCCCAGCTGACCAAAAGAAGCAACAGCCGGGGCCAAAAAAGTCACCCAAGAGGACATCTCTGTCTTCATCGCCATTTCCACCTGCTCCTCGTCCTCCACCCCAGAACAATCAATCCAACCTCTTCCTCACGAGTGCCCTGCTGGGGCTCCCTGAACCCCACCAGCCTAATGGAGTCATCCAAAGTACCACTCAGGATGCACCTTTGGCCCTCATCACCAAACCTCGCAAAGACTCTGCCCCTCAAGGCAAGTCCCCTCAGTGTGACTCAGATGGTGGGTCTCTGCCTGTCAATCTGAGCACAGGAGCAAGCAGGACCCAAGCAACTACCCAGGCTGGGCCTCTGTCACTGCACCCCACTACCTCACCCAGTGCCACAGGTCATGGATCTAGAAAGAACAAGATCCCCAAGGGTAAGGGACAGACACCAGGGCTTGGACAGGGACAAGGACAGGGACAGGGACAAGCAGACCCTTTATCTGCCTGGAAGGGCTTCTCTCAGAACCACCTGGTACAGTCTCTAGTAGATTTGTTTCGTGGAGGAGAGCCAGGGATCAGGATTCCTGGAGTTAGTATCCCTGGAGTTGGAATTCCTGGAGTGGGGATCCCTGGAACATGTAACCCCACAGCTGGTCTACCTGCTAACAAGGAATCTGATGACTCGGgagatgatgacgatgatgaggatgatgaccttgaagaggaggaagatgaagatgactCGGATGATAGTTTGTCAG AGTCTGACAGCAACTCAGACAGTGACATCTCTGGAAAGAAAGTCAAGGAGCTGAAGATGCTGCCGTCTGGATCATCAAAGAAGGAGATGACTCCTCGCAGGCTAACCAAAGGCCCAGAACTACTGAACACCTCAACCAGTCACCCTGCCACCAGCTGCTCCCCTCTTAACCTACAGGTCATCAAGTCTCCAGCCACTGTTACCAGCTCCAGTGCCTTGGCCTATCACAGCTCTCCAGGCTCATCATCCTACAGCCTAGCCTCTCCATTAG GCTtaggaaagaggaagagggtgATGGATGAGAAGGACTTGATGGTACCTCTGGAACTGGG gTGGCGGAGGGAAACAAGAATCAAATCTGTGGCTGGGCGCCCACAGGGCGAGGTGGCTTACTACGCCCCATGTGGCAAGAAACTAAGGCAGTACCCAGATGTGATGAAG TATCTATCCAGAAATGGAATAAGTGGCATCACGCGTGATAATTTTAGCTTCAGTGCAAAGATAAGGGTTGGTGACTTCTATGAAGCCAGAGAAGGACCCCAG GGTTTACAGTGGAGCcttttaaaagaagaagaggtcATTCCTCGTATTTTGGCAATGGAAGGTCGTCGGGGGCGACCCCCTAATTCAGAGCGCCAGTTATTGGGGGAAGGCACCAAAGGTACACGACGGAGGAAGGGACGACCCCCTAATGTGGGTGATCCAGTGGCACCTGAGGGCCCCAGTCCTAGTGAGGTCAAACTTCTGCGTAAACTAGAGGCTCAAG AAATAGCCCGACAGGCTGCCCAGATGAAACTAATGAGAAAACTGGAAAAGCAGGCACTGGCACGTGCAGCCAAAGAGGCTCGAAAACAGCAAG CTATCATGGCAgcagaggaaaggaggaagCAGAAAGAACAGATCAAGATCATAAAGCAGCAG gaaaagATCAAGCGTATTCAGCAAATTCGTATGGAGAAGGAACTCCGAGCACAGCAAATTTTGGAG GCCAAAcgaaaaaagaaggaagaagcCGCCAATGCCAAAATATTGGAGGCTGAAAAACGGATAAAG GAGAAAGAGTTGCGGAGACAGCAGGCGGAGATTCTCAAACACCAG GAGTTGGAGAGGCATAGACTAGATATGGTATGg gagagggagagaagaaggcAACATGTAATGCTGATGAAGGCTGTTGAGGCTCGCAAGAAAGCAGAG GAGCGTGAACGCTTGCGGCAGGAGAAAAGGGATGAGAAGCGTCTGAACAAAGAGCGTAAACTGGAGCAACGGAGGCTGGAGCTCGAGATAGCGAGGGAACTGAAAAAGCCAAATGAAGACATGTGTCTGTCTGATCATAAG cttcTCCCTGAGTTCTCCAGGATTCCTGGACTCATTCTACCAGGACGTGCTGTTTCAGACTGTCTGATGCTGATGCAGTTCTTGCGAGGTTTTGGGAAGGTTTTGGGGCTAGATTTGAATGTGGATGTGCCCACTCTGGGCATGCTACAAGAGGGCTTGCTGAATGTAGGGGACAGCATGGGCCAAGTCCAAGACCTTCTAGTCAAAATGCTTTCTTTAGCAGTCTGTGATCCTGGTTTACCACCTGGGCAAAAG ACTAAAACCATGCTGGGGGACCACCTGACCAATGTTGGTATCAACAGGGATAATGTTTCTGAAGTGCTTCAAATGTACATGGGAGCCCATTGTGCCAATACAGAACTGGCTCCTCTGGCCTTCAGTCTGAAGACCAAGGCCTTCCAGGCGCACACACCTGCCCAAAAGGCCTCGATTCTGGGCTTCCTGGCTAATGAGCTTGCCTGCAGCAAAGCTGTTATCAG TGAGATTGACAAGAGCCTGGATCAGATGGCAAACATGAGGAAAGACAAGATCATAATGGAGGGAAAACTGAAGAA gTTGAGAACCATTTATGCCAAACGTACTGGCAAGAGGGAGGCCAGTATGTGTCTGGAAGAAAACCAGTCCATTGGTACTCCATCCTCTGCTGCCAAACGCAAGAGAAAACTGGGTGGAGAtagtgatgaagatgaagaagaagatgatgatagTGATGACcaggcagaggaagaggaggatgaggaggaggaagagatgaagaaggTTAAAAAGGTGGAGACATATGATGAG gATGACGTTGACCAAGCCACCAGTATCGAGGAGCTAGAGAAGCAGATAGAAAAATTAGCTAAG CAACATCATCAGACCAGAAGAAAGCTGTTTGAGATTTCTCATTCTCTGCGCTCCATGATGTATGGTCAGGATCGTTACCGCCGCCGATACTGGGTACTTCCGCACTGTGGAGGAGTCTTCATTGAAGCCATGGAAAGTGGCGAAG CTCCAGAGGAACTGGAGGAGGAGCGACAGAGGCGGAGGAGAACAGCAGAAGAGATTAAGGTCAAAGAGGAACCTCAAGAGATTGAGTTGCAAAAGGAGAACCCCATAAACAGTGATGGTCAGAGCATTCGAACACAAGGATTGGAGCAACAGcatgaggaggaaaaggagcaGGGGAGGAAAAACAACTCCCCAAACCTTTTCTACCAGCAACCAGACTGTGCTTCCAAACTGTGTACGCTCCGAGACGTCAACAAGGACATCAACAAAGAAACTGTGAGGGCAGAGGGCAACGAGAGTCCCCATGTGAGACAGAATGGCAGCCCTGTCGGCACATCATCCTCCCTAACAACTAATACCTCTGAGCTGGCAGAAGTAGCAACCTCCTCCATAGTAACCATTAATAACACTACCAACATCCCTCCCCCAGCTTTATCCTCTGTATCTGTACCGTGCCTGCCAGCCCCACGTGACAGCCCAGGAAACACTCCTCCCACTTCATCCCCTGCTCCATCTCCACTCTTCTCCTTCCAAGCCAATGACCAGCTACTCCGAGTCCTGACAGAGAGGAGCGGACACTGGTTTAGTCTGCTACCACGCAACCCCTGTGACCTCTCTTCCCTTACCACAACTCCTCCTGGAGCACCGCGCATGTCTCCTCAGGCATCCTCCACCCCAGGCAGGCCCAAATCCCCACCTCCCTCCCCTGCCCTACCTCTCACACCTTCTGCTGCCTCAGCCTCCACCAGCCCACACCACCCTGCAGGCCTCCTCAACTACCCACTATCAGCACTACAG GTTAAGTCAGGTGGCTCATTGCTGGGAGTTTCTTTTGGAAGTTGGCCCAGTGGTATGATTAGTCCTAGTCTGCCTCTTTGCAGCAGCCCCAGCCCCATGCTGGGTCATGTTCTTGAGGGCAACACAGCAGCAAGTGTCTCCAGTAAAAGTGAATCCCCTTTACCTCGCATTGAGAAAACTTCATCCATGCCCACATCTGCCCTGGAAATGCCTAAATCCCTTGACCTCACCACGCCGAGACCCATCCCAGAGG AGATGCTGGCAGGGTGGTGGCGGGTATCAGACATTGAGGAGCTAAGGGCTTTAGTGGATGCTCTCCACTGTCGAGGcatgagagagaagggcctCCAGAGGCAGATGCAGAAATACATGGAGATCATCCCCCAGGTCTGCACCAAACACAAAGATG TGGCCATGATCGAGCTGCATGAGCTGGAGGAGAGCCAGGTCAGTGTGGAATCAGTGCGCGGCTGGTGTGTTGAGGAGCAAGCTATGGAGATGGACATTGCTGTGCTACAGCAGGTAGAAGAACTGGAGAGGAAGGTCACCGCAGCCAGTCTGCAAGTCAAG GGCTGGACCTATCCTGACCCTCAGTCTGAGAGGGAGGACCTGGTGTATTACGAGCACAAGCCCCCCACCACCAAATCCACAGCAGGATCAGCAAACGGGGCAGACAAGGACACCAAGGAGCATCCAGAAGAGCGAGGGGAGAAGGGAGGGGTGATGCGTCACCCGGACAACCCATTGGACATAGCAGTGACACGTCTGGCTGATCTGGAACGCAACATCGAGAGAAGGTACCTGAGGAGCCCCTTAGGTACCACCATTCAGATCAGGCTGGATAATGTGGGTACGGTCACTGTCCCTGCCCCCGCCCCATCCACTAGTGCTGACAGGGAAGG TGGTGAGGAGGAGGTGGCCCATGGAATGAAGGTGTGGAGAAAGGCCTTGAGTGAAGTGCGTAGTGCTGCCCAGTTGGCCATGTGTATCCAGCAACTGCAGAAGTCTATTGCCTGGGAGCGATCCATCATGAAAGTG TACTGCCAGATGTGCAAGAAGGGGGATAATGAGGATTTGCTCCTACTGTGTGATGGTTGTGACAAAGGCTGCCACACTTACTGTCACAAACCCAAGATTACCAGTATCCCAGAGGGAGACTGGTACTGCCCAGCCTGCATATCGAAG GCAAGTGGCCCATCTCCCAAAAGCAAAAAGCCACCAAGCAAGCCACTTGCATCCAGCGGAGGAAGTAGTAAGAAAGGTGGAGAGGTGAAGAAGAATGGGAAGCAGGCAGGTAATGGGGACATGTCTGAGGACGACTCAGCCAGCGCCAGCAGCACGCccaagaaaacagcaaaagacaCCAGCAGGAAGAGGAAACCAGAAGAGACCTCCCTTGCTCTGCCAGCCTCCAATCAGGAGagccctgtgtgtgtgaagcGAGCCAAGACCGCTAGAGACAACAACAGGGACTTGGGACTATGCAG GGTACTCCTTGCTGAGTTGGAGCGCCATCAGGATGCATGGCCTTTTCTCACGCCTGTCAACCTGAAATCGGTCCCTGGCTACAAGAAGGTCATCAAGAAACCGATGGACTTCTCCACCATACGTGAGAAGCTTGTGAGCAGCCA gtaTCAAAACCTGGAGACTTTTATCATTGATGTCAATTTGGTCTTTGATAACTGCGAGAAATTCAATGAAGACAACTCAGACATTGGTCGAGCTGGTCATAACATGAGGAAGTTCTTCGAGAAGCGCTGGACTGAGcttctgaaacaaacaaactaa